The following coding sequences lie in one Peribacillus frigoritolerans genomic window:
- a CDS encoding PCYCGC motif-containing (lipo)protein has product MKLKLLTVTLGICSSLILSGCSSEEESVLQKESGHESHSEHTASGDLQEETSSKEIAPDFLAEKPEDMKTIYLAVAQNKDLLEKIPCYCGCGESANHKNNYDCFIHENKKNGEVVWDDHGTRCGVCLEIAAQSILDLNDGMSVKEIRNKVDEKYKSGYAKPTPTPEV; this is encoded by the coding sequence ATGAAGTTAAAATTATTGACCGTCACTTTGGGGATCTGTTCTTCTTTAATACTCTCAGGCTGTTCAAGTGAAGAGGAAAGTGTTTTACAAAAAGAAAGCGGTCATGAAAGCCATTCAGAGCATACGGCATCCGGAGATCTTCAGGAGGAGACCAGCAGTAAGGAAATAGCACCGGATTTCTTAGCTGAAAAACCAGAGGATATGAAGACAATCTATTTAGCTGTTGCGCAAAATAAAGATTTACTAGAAAAAATACCTTGTTACTGCGGTTGCGGAGAGTCAGCTAACCATAAAAATAATTATGATTGTTTTATCCATGAGAATAAAAAAAATGGTGAAGTGGTTTGGGATGACCACGGGACAAGATGCGGAGTTTGCTTGGAAATTGCTGCGCAATCCATATTGGACCTGAATGACGGTATGAGCGTCAAAGAGATCCGGAATAAAGTCGATGAAAAATATAAAAGCGGATATGCCAAACCAACTCCTACCCCCGAAGTGTAA
- the uvsE gene encoding UV DNA damage repair endonuclease UvsE, with product MTLIRLGYVAMSNHVPNCSPSQTMTFAQFSKIKDRDAAIRKLERISISNLHNCWRLLIHNEANDIQFFRLSSKLIPLANHPEIPEWDYIDPISEELAKLKTFIKNHPKMRIDFHPDHFVILNSSNIDILKTSLKTLRMHYTLLKKMGVDPEHRCVLHVGGGYGEHVQALEQFIHNWGLIPESIQRMVILENDDTTYTLSETLYLCEKLGIPMVFDYHHYLAHQLPSEDWKDHWDRILNTWSNSKLPPKMHISSPRSDKEFRAHADFVDTGMFMEFLQQIKGSLPQLDCMIEAKQKDGALFQLMDELKSHKDIEIINDASFYIH from the coding sequence TTGACATTAATCCGCCTCGGTTATGTAGCCATGAGTAATCATGTGCCAAACTGTTCACCATCCCAAACGATGACTTTTGCGCAGTTTTCAAAAATTAAGGACAGAGATGCAGCGATAAGGAAGCTTGAACGCATTTCAATATCCAATCTTCATAATTGCTGGCGTTTACTGATTCATAACGAAGCAAATGATATTCAGTTCTTTAGGCTTTCTTCAAAACTTATCCCTTTAGCCAATCATCCAGAAATTCCAGAATGGGATTACATAGATCCTATTTCAGAAGAACTGGCTAAATTAAAAACATTCATAAAGAATCACCCAAAAATGAGGATAGATTTTCATCCAGACCATTTTGTCATCTTGAATAGTTCAAATATCGATATACTGAAGACATCCTTAAAAACATTAAGGATGCACTATACTTTATTGAAAAAAATGGGGGTGGATCCCGAGCACCGCTGTGTTTTGCATGTTGGCGGCGGTTATGGCGAGCATGTACAGGCATTAGAGCAGTTTATCCATAATTGGGGTTTGATTCCGGAATCGATTCAAAGAATGGTCATTCTTGAGAATGATGATACTACCTATACGTTGTCGGAAACCCTTTATTTGTGTGAAAAATTAGGCATACCAATGGTTTTTGATTATCATCATTACCTCGCACATCAGTTACCAAGTGAAGATTGGAAAGATCATTGGGACCGAATATTGAATACCTGGAGTAATTCCAAGCTACCCCCTAAAATGCATATTTCAAGTCCAAGGTCCGATAAAGAATTTCGAGCACATGCTGATTTTGTGGATACTGGAATGTTCATGGAATTTTTACAACAAATAAAGGGAAGCTTACCACAGCTGGATTGCATGATTGAAGCAAAACAGAAGGATGGAGCACTTTTCCAGTTGATGGATGAGCTGAAAAGTCACAAAGACATAGAGATCATTAATGATGCCAGTTTTTATATTCATTAA
- a CDS encoding helix-turn-helix domain-containing protein translates to MEKKTLSIQIGQRLRFYRQQRQLSLDDLAGLTGVSKPMLGQIERGSSNPTVAILWKIAAGLQIPFGSFLVRNPSIKILREEEQPKFQEYNDLFEAHNTFASPGVPFETYRIRLLPGCTHLSSPIEGLKSITVHSGTLTIEIGGEICTLQKGDAISFSPDTNQVYQNLGDEVCECNQVVFYTIH, encoded by the coding sequence ATGGAAAAAAAAACTTTATCAATTCAAATTGGTCAACGATTACGTTTTTATCGCCAACAACGTCAATTATCCTTGGACGACCTTGCTGGACTGACTGGTGTTAGTAAACCTATGCTAGGACAAATTGAACGGGGCAGCTCAAATCCAACTGTGGCTATACTGTGGAAAATAGCTGCTGGACTACAAATTCCATTCGGTTCATTTCTTGTAAGAAATCCTTCTATTAAAATTCTTCGAGAAGAGGAACAACCAAAGTTTCAAGAATATAACGATCTTTTTGAAGCTCATAATACATTTGCCTCACCAGGTGTGCCGTTTGAAACATATCGTATTCGCCTGCTACCAGGTTGTACACATTTGTCCTCTCCTATAGAAGGACTAAAATCAATAACAGTACATTCTGGCACTTTAACCATAGAAATAGGCGGGGAAATTTGCACCTTACAGAAAGGAGATGCCATCTCTTTCTCTCCTGATACTAATCAGGTATATCAAAATCTAGGTGATGAAGTGTGTGAATGTAATCAGGTAGTCTTTTATACCATCCACTGA